One window of the Verrucomicrobiota bacterium genome contains the following:
- a CDS encoding prepilin-type N-terminal cleavage/methylation domain-containing protein — translation MKFSRGFSLVELLVVIAIISMLASLFFPSIQTGIQKDKGAQCLSNLRQIGVSVQQYVADPDNGHQFPPIYNVSASNASSQSGVNSNSPTGLLLPLQCLGNYGVTIALLTCPSDTAPDTNYGSYLWSPVLQGEQPQDVHIYTRGGVFTISKLSTMTVCTDKGLPHLGRLNVLRADGHVETKP, via the coding sequence ATGAAATTTTCGCGCGGCTTTTCGCTGGTCGAGCTCCTGGTCGTCATCGCCATCATCAGCATGCTGGCCTCGCTGTTCTTCCCATCAATCCAAACCGGAATCCAGAAAGACAAAGGGGCCCAGTGCCTGAGCAATCTTCGGCAGATCGGCGTCTCCGTTCAGCAGTATGTGGCTGACCCGGATAACGGCCATCAGTTTCCTCCCATCTATAATGTGTCGGCTTCAAACGCCTCCTCACAATCGGGAGTGAACTCTAACTCTCCGACCGGTTTGCTTCTTCCGCTGCAATGTCTTGGCAACTACGGAGTCACCATTGCCCTGCTCACCTGTCCTTCAGATACAGCCCCGGATACTAACTATGGAAGCTATCTTTGGTCACCTGTGCTTCAGGGAGAGCAACCGCAGGATGTGCATATTTATACCCGTGGCGGTGTCTTCACGATCAGCAAGCTCAGTACCATGACCGTCTGCACGGACAAGGGGCTGCCGCATCTCGGGAGGCTGAATGTTCTGCGCGCGGACGGCCACGTGGAAACCAAGCCTTAA
- a CDS encoding NAD(P)-dependent glycerol-3-phosphate dehydrogenase produces MSNPAVSVLGAGGWGTALAILLARPDRKIPLWGHDPIHVENMVREGINTKYLPGVVLPSTIKPTADLSVASKSEILFLAIPSRYLDAIASQLAELCGDRKPVLVSCTKGIEQEHGLLMSEVISKRFPKTTIAVLSGPNLAGEIARGIPAAGVIGSADAQALTAVQALFAGTSFRAYTSGDIRGIQLGGALKNIFAIAAGASDGLGLGENARAGLVTRSLTEMTRLGIAMGGGRETFGGLSGIGDLMVTCFSPSSRNHQVGFRLGQGESLESITSSMGSMVAEGIPTAISAQAAARRLSVETPIIDEVSALLQGLKTPAAAMKSLMGRNLRAEEEV; encoded by the coding sequence ATGAGCAACCCTGCAGTCAGCGTTCTCGGTGCGGGGGGATGGGGAACGGCTTTGGCTATTCTCCTTGCTCGACCAGACAGGAAAATCCCTCTCTGGGGTCATGATCCGATTCATGTGGAAAACATGGTCCGTGAGGGAATCAATACAAAGTATCTCCCAGGGGTGGTGTTGCCCTCCACTATCAAGCCCACGGCGGATCTCTCGGTGGCGTCGAAATCCGAAATTCTCTTTTTGGCCATTCCCTCGAGATACCTGGACGCGATCGCCTCGCAACTCGCTGAATTATGCGGAGACCGCAAACCTGTTCTTGTCTCCTGCACCAAGGGAATCGAACAGGAACATGGCCTTCTGATGAGCGAGGTGATCAGCAAACGCTTTCCAAAAACCACCATAGCCGTTCTCTCCGGGCCGAATCTAGCTGGTGAGATTGCCCGGGGCATCCCCGCCGCAGGAGTGATCGGCTCTGCTGATGCGCAGGCTCTGACCGCCGTTCAGGCGCTGTTCGCCGGGACGAGTTTCCGTGCCTACACGAGCGGTGATATCCGTGGCATCCAGTTGGGCGGAGCGTTAAAAAACATCTTCGCGATTGCGGCCGGCGCCTCTGACGGCCTCGGTCTGGGTGAAAACGCGCGGGCGGGTCTGGTTACCCGATCGCTTACCGAGATGACCCGGCTCGGCATTGCCATGGGAGGAGGCCGCGAAACCTTCGGTGGATTGAGTGGTATCGGCGACCTCATGGTCACCTGTTTCAGCCCTAGCAGCCGCAACCATCAAGTGGGATTCCGCCTTGGTCAGGGGGAGTCACTCGAATCGATTACCTCATCCATGGGCAGCATGGTAGCGGAAGGAATCCCGACCGCCATAAGTGCGCAAGCGGCAGCTCGACGACTCTCCGTGGAGACTCCGATCATCGACGAGGTCTCAGCCCTTCTTCAGGGACTGAAAACTCCGGCCGCGGCGATGAAATCCCTAATGGGCCGCAATCTGCGCGCAGAAGAGGAAGTTTAG